A window of the Pseudomonas furukawaii genome harbors these coding sequences:
- a CDS encoding substrate-binding periplasmic protein: MRNRCGVVLVALLLACTNTVAETLRIAADVWPPFADARLPGNGLATELVATALKRAGHRSEYVQAPWARVLRGVQLGEYDLVVNAWYSDERNVFGHFSRPYLTNRILFLKRKGAPVEVRSPADLGRYSIAAVRGYSYLPGFDADVSLDKVMVKDFQMGARMLAAGRVDLTLEDELVARYYLNGELKGIRERLEFLPRPLSENGLHILVRRSHPRHEALVEDFDQAMDAMREDGTYAAIFARHGLPPPGN, translated from the coding sequence ATGAGGAATCGTTGTGGTGTTGTCCTGGTTGCCCTCCTGCTCGCCTGCACGAACACCGTCGCCGAGACGTTGCGCATTGCGGCGGATGTCTGGCCACCCTTCGCCGACGCCCGGTTGCCGGGCAACGGCCTGGCTACGGAACTGGTCGCCACGGCCCTGAAGCGGGCGGGGCACCGCAGCGAGTACGTCCAGGCACCCTGGGCCCGCGTGCTGCGAGGGGTGCAGCTGGGCGAGTACGACCTGGTGGTGAACGCCTGGTACAGCGATGAACGCAACGTGTTCGGCCACTTCTCCCGGCCCTACCTGACCAATCGCATCCTCTTCCTCAAGCGCAAGGGCGCCCCGGTGGAGGTCCGCTCCCCGGCGGACCTGGGTCGCTACAGCATCGCGGCGGTGCGTGGCTACAGCTACCTGCCGGGCTTCGACGCCGACGTCAGCCTGGACAAGGTGATGGTGAAGGATTTCCAGATGGGCGCCCGGATGCTGGCTGCCGGCCGGGTGGACCTGACCCTCGAGGATGAGCTGGTGGCCCGCTACTACCTCAACGGCGAGTTGAAGGGCATTCGCGAGCGGCTGGAGTTCCTGCCCCGGCCGCTGTCGGAGAACGGCCTGCATATCCTGGTGCGTCGCAGCCACCCGCGACACGAGGCGCTGGTGGAGGATTTCGACCAGGCCATGGACGCCATGCGCGAAGACGGGACCTACGCCGCGATCTTCGCCCGCCACGGCCTCCCGCCGCCCGGGAACTGA